GGTCAAGGGCCCACAGACCGCGTATCTCCGAGCCCATGTCGACCCGCACGGTCAGCACCTGGCCGTCGATCAGCTGAGCCGCCCACATCCAGGGAATGTCCGGACGGCGGTCGTCATACCAGGTGCTGAATCGGCCTGTGCTCCTGGCCCGCTGGAGCAGCGCGGGCGGGACCTCGGCGGACTGCGGCGGATCGGCCGGTGCGGCACCCGTACGCCGGTAGGTGTCCACCACGACCAGCAGCTCGCTGAAAGCCCGATCCCTGCCCAGACGCATGGAACTGTCGAAGGTGCGCTGGTGGACCAGCACCCCGACGGCCAGCGCGACCGCGCAGCACGCCAGGGCCACGAGCGCGGCGATCTTCCAGCGCAGCGACCTCCAGTTGAGCGGCCCACGTGCCGCCCGGGCGATGGCCTGTCCCACGTCAGCGCCGCAGCTTGTAACCGAAACCGCGCACCGTCTCGATCCGGTCGGCGCCGATCTTCTTGCGCAGCCGCTGCACACACAGGTCGACGACGCGGCTGTCCCCGTCCCAGCCGTAATCCCAGACGTTGCGCAACAGTGTCTGCCGGTCCAGCACGATCCCCGGATTCGCCGCGAACTCCAGCAGCAGGCGCAGCTCGGTGGGAGCGAGCGCGACCGGCTCGCCGGCGCGGCGCACCACCAGGCCCTGGGGATCGACGGTCAGGTCCCCGAAGACCAGGTCGCCGGCACCGCCGTCGGCCGGCCCGGCGACCTGGCCGAGGCGCGGGGCGAAGGAGGCCCGTCGCAGCAGGGAACGGATCCTGGCCACCAGCACGGAGGTGTCGACCGGCTTGACGACGTAGTCGTCGGCCCCCGCCTCCAGCCCCGACACCACGTCCAGGGCGTCACCACGTGCGGACATCATCAGGATCGGCACCAGGCTCCACTCCCTGACCTGCCGGCACAGCCCGATGCCGTCCAGCCCCGGCAGCATCACGTCCAGCAGGAGCACGTCGTGCCGCCGCTCCCTGAACAGTTCGAGACCGGTCAGGCCGTCGCCGGCGGTGCTCACGTGATAGCCGTAGCGCTCCAGCACCATCCCGACCGACTTGCGGATCACCTCGTCGTCCTCGACGAGCAGGACGGTCACCGAAGCCGACATTGCTCCCCAAAAGCTGACGTACTAATCACAAGACCATACAAGGATGCGCTCTGCGGGCATCCACCACACATCGGCCATGTATCAGCCAGGAATCACCGGCCCGAGTGAGGCGTCGGCCGGCGTCCTGATCCGGGCGTACATCCTGCGCAGACCGGGACCGGGCTCCAGGCCCAGATCGTCGTCCAGCAACCGGGCGATCCGCCGGTAGGCCGACAGGGCCTCCGCGCGGCGGCCGTCGCGGTCGAGGGCCCACATCAGCAACTCCCACAACCGCTCGCGACAGGGCTCCGCCGCCGTCGCGAGCGTCAGCTCGGCGATCGCCTCGCCACATTCGCCCTGTTCGATGTCGAGCGCCCAGCGCTCCTCCACGGCCGACGCGCGCCGCTGCTCGAGGCAGGCATGGCGGGACCCCGTCGGCTACGAGCGCTCCGGTGCCGCGAGAGCAACCGCCTGCGTGCCTTCATGAGCTGGCTGACCCTGCGGACGCCGGAGCGTGAAGCACTGGAGGCCGACCCGGTCGTGGGGGAGATCTGGCAGGACGTGAGCCGGCGCATGGCGGTGCCCCCAGGGGCGACATGAGCCCGCCACCTCACTGAGGCTCGCCCACGGCCGTCCGCCCGCGGCGGATGAGGTATTCGGCGGTCGCGAGGGCGGCCGCGCCGAGCAGGACCTCGCTGATGACGGAGATCAGGCGGCTGGCCAGGGCCACCGCCGCGGCGGCCGGGGCGGGCAGCACCACGGTCAGCGCGGCCGTGAGCACCGCCTCGCGGACGCCGATGCCGTCGGGGATGAACACGCTCGCGATGCCGACCGACGTGGCGAGCGTGAACGCGCCGACGCACAGCGCGAGGGAGCGTGACGGGGAGGCCCCCATCGCGATGGCCAGGGGCCACAGGTGCAGCCCTGTGACCACCCACGACAGGCTCTGCCAGGCGACGGCGAGCCGTACTCCCCGGACCGACGCGGCCTTGGCCGCCGCAGGACGGCGCAGCAGCCGCAGCAGCAGCGCGGAGCCCTGGTTGACGATCTGCGGATGCACCAGGACGAGGACGATGAGCACGGCGGCTCCGGCCAGCCACACCGCCCGGGCGCCCAGCATCTGCACGCCCGCGAGCAGCCCCACCGTGAACCCGCTCAGCAGCACCAGGCTCATGACGAGCGCCGCCACGCTGATCAGCCTGCCGAAGGTGACGCCGTTGGCCGTGGCCACCTTGGTGGCGGCGAACATGCCGGGCACCCGTCCCGGCAGGTACTTGGACAGGAAGCCGACGAAGAAGATCCGCACCACCCGTGGCTCGCTGACAGGGGGGCCGGTCTCCAGCAGCACGACACGCCAGGCGAGGAACCCGAACGACAGTCCCGCCATGCTCGCCAGCAGCGCGCCGCCCAGCAGGAGGCTGATCTGCCCGGCGTCGCGCCGGGTGAACAGGACGGCGACCACGCCCCAGTCCAGCCGGGACAGCGTCAGCGCGATCGCGGCCACGACGGCGAGGGCGAACGCGGCGACCAGCGCCCGCCTCACCGGGCGCGGCAGCCGGGGAAGCCTGATCGCTCTCACTCGCGCGTCCCAGCCGACGGCACCGGGGACAGGCCGGTCCTGACCGGTTCTCCCTGCCGGCGGCCCAGCTCGTAGGCGACACGCAGCAGCCCCACGCAGGCGCCGAGGAAGAAGGCCGTGTGGAAGCAGAGCTGCATCCAGCCGACCCACAGCGCGAAACGGGCGCCTCGATACCGGCGGGCGAACCCGATGAACCGGCGGTTCATCCAGAGGAACACCCCGAGCGTCGCCGCCGGCACAGCCAGCAGCCAGGGGCTGACGAGCGCGAGCGGCAGGGTGAGGAAGGTGGCCGTCGCCGAAGCGGAGGAGACCCGTGGTGGTTTGCGACGCTTGTGCTGCCCTGTCCCGATCATGTTGAGCTGGAAGCCGACCTTGCCCTCGCCACGCAGCCGCCGCGCCCGGACCATGATCACCGGCAGCGTGGTGGACCGGACGAAGCGCTCCGCCAGGCACCCCCAGAACCGGTCCTCGTCGTCCGCCTTGGTGACCACGGAGGTGGTCACCACCAGCCGGTAACGGGCCGGGACGCGCGTGCCGAACTCGAAGTCCTCGCCGTCGCGCAGCCGTTCGTCCAGCCGTCCCGTCTCCTCGAAGACGTGGCGCGGGATCAGGGTGCAGGACAGGAACGTCGCCGTGGTCTGGCTGCGCTCGTAGTGCTCGCACAGCACCCGGTAGCGTTCGACCGGGCCGTCGTCGTACAGCGGCTCGGCGTCGTAGATGCCCTGAACCATGCCGCAGTCCGGCGTCTCCCGGTATGCCTTGACCGCGTTGTGGATCGCGTCCGGCGCGAGCGCCGTGTCGGAGTCGACGAAGAACAGCAGCGGGGCCGAGCTGCTCGCCACCCCGAGGTTGCGGGCCCCCGCCGGCCCCTGGTTGCGCGGCGACTCGACGATCGTGCAGGGGAACTCCCGCGCTATCTCGAGCGAGCCGTCCGTGCTGACGTCGTCGACCACGATGACCTCGGCCGGGCGGTAGGTCTGCGCGTACACCGACTCCAGGCAGGCCCGCAGGGTCTTCCTCTTGTTGTAGTTCGGCACGATGACCGCGACATCACCACGCCAGGCCATCTCGTCAGGCATGTCGGTTCCCTTCGTCGATCAGGTCTGGCCCGCGCCGGTCAGGACACCGACATGACCATGCGCTGGGCCCGATGGTCGGACAGCCCCTCGGAGCCGGGCAGCTCGTAGCTGTGCACCGTCACGTCGGGGGTGGTGTACAGCCAGTCGATCCGCCACAGCTCGGCGGTCCCGGCCAGGTACGTCGCCGGATAGAGGGACGAGAGCGCGGGCGTCCGGTCCACCAGCCTCTCGGGGAGCAGGCGGCGGATGCCCATCGCCGGGGAGGTGTTCAGGTCGCCGGCGAGCACCGCGGGATTCGGGTTGGCCGCGATGTCCGCGCTGATGGCGCGGTAACTCGCCTCCCGCCGGAGGGTCCGGCTGAAGTTGATGTCGCGGGACTCGGCGCTGTACAGCCGCCATTCGAGCGGGGGCTGGGAGATCTGCCCGTCGTAGAAGGAGACGACCTTGCCGTTCACGTCGATGTCGGTGCGCAGGGTCTCGACCGTGTAGCCCTCCGGCCAGTCCCGCAGCGCCTCGGGGATCGGCTTCTGGTCGGCCGGCAGCCACGGGCGCATGTCCAGGCCGCGGTGCCCGACGATCGGGAACCGCGAGAGCGTGATCTGCTCGCCGGACACCGCGACGTGGTAGCCGGGGAACTCGCGGCGCAGCTCCGCCAGCTTGTCGATGCGCAGCGCCAGGTCGGCCGTCCAGCGCTGCGAGCGCATGTTCCCCGCCCCGGTGTCCACGTACAGGTACTCCATCAGCAGGTAGACGTCGGCGTTCAGCTTGTGCAGGTAGGCGTAGAACCCGGGCGAGTACCGGTCGCCCTCGGCGGTGCGCCAGTCCTGGTCCCAGAACTCGGTGTTCCAGGCGGCCACGGTGATGGCCCCCGGGCCTGCGGGGGGCGGCGTGTACCAGAGGGTGGCGTAGTTGACTCCGCTCCGCCCGGCGCCCAGCACCGCGGTGACCAGCAGCAGCGACATGATCCGCCAGCGGACCGGCCGGGCCAGCGGCGCCACGGCCATCAGCAGCGCGGGGACCGCCAGGAACATCAGCGGCGGGATCAGCTCGAGCGGCGCCCACAGGGAGGTGCGCCCGCTCGCCAGCAGGTGGCAGAGGACGAAGAGCAGCCATGCCACCGAGGCGGTCACGACCAGCTTGGTGCCCCAGCACCAGCGCCGCCGCGGGCGGACGAAACGCCGGACGCGCGTCGCCCAGTCCCTCTCGGGCTGGGGCGGCGCGCTGGTGAGCTGTTCCTCGATCGCTGCGTCCCGGTCGCTCATCAACACCATCCTCGGTGGGTCGGCCGCCATCGAACGTACTCAGGAGTCCTTGTCGCATCCTTGTCAGCGGCCGCCGCCAGGAGAGGCGATCGGCTCGGCGGGCGCGACAAGAATGGGACAAGCCGCCGTGTCTAGCGTGAACCGAACATTCGGAACAACGAGCTCTAGCTGATGGAGCACATCATGAGTCGGGAGCACCCGCTAGTCTCGGTCATCATCCCCAGCTACAACCGGTCCGACGTGTTGCGACTCTGCCTGGATGCGGTGAAAGAACAGACTTATCCGCATATCGAGGTCATCGTGGTGGATGACTGCGGCACCGAGGACGCGGCGCTGGTGGCCGCGTCCAAGGGCGCCAAGGTGGTGCGCACCAGGGTCAACGGCGGCCCGACTCCCGCGCGCAACCTCGGCGCCGAGCACGCCGCAGGGGAGATCCTGTTCTTTCTCGACGCCGACATCGCCCTCGATCCGGACGCCGTGGAGAACGCGGTGCGGATACTGGGGGCCCACCCGGAGATCGGCGCCCTGGGCGGCATCCTGCGGCCCGAGTCGCTGGCGTCCCAGAGCCTGGCCGCCCAGTACCGCGCCGTGCAGATGCACCGCTGGTGGATGCCGGCCCACCGGCCGACCCTGGAGCTGCACGCGGCCGTGCTCGCCGTACCGGCCAAGGTGTTCGCCGAGGTCGGCCCCTTCGACCCGCGCTTGCGCGAGACCGTCTCCTCCGACTACCGCATCCGCGTGACGCGGTCCTACGGGGTGAAGCTGAGCGACGCGATCCGCGGCCGCAAGGACCACGACGCCACCCTGCGGACGATCCTGCGCAAGGTGTTCCGCCGCGCACGCATCAGCGCGATGGACTGGCGCAAGGGAGAGACACCCGGGGACTCCGTGCCCCGCGCGATCGGCGGCGTCCTGCTGCTCGCCGCGGCCCCGGCGCTCGCCCTGCCGATAGTGGCGGGCCGCCGCGGCGCACTCGTCCCGGCGGCGCTCGTCGCCGCCGCCATCGCCCTGGACGCCGACACCCACCGCTTCGCCTACGTCCAGCGGGGCATACCGTTCGGCGTCTACTTCTCCGGCGTCCATCTCGCCGTCACCTTCACCGGCGCCCTCGGCGGAGCGATGGGCGTCCTGCACCGTTTCGTGCTTTCCCGCCTGGAGAGTCCCGCCCCGATCTTCACGGCCCAGGACTGAGCGGCGATGCAGGTCAGAAGGAGGACCCCGATGACGCCGCAGGTACGGCCACTGGTCTCGGTCATCGTGCCGAACTACAACTACGCCCGCACGCTCGACCTGTGCCTGAGCGCGCTGGAGCGGCAGACGTACCCGCACATCGAGGTGATCGTCGTCGACGACCGCAGCACCGACGACTCGGTGGAGATCGCCCACCGGCACGGCGTGCGGGTCGTGGTCACCGACACCAACATCGGCGCCCCGGCGGCACGCAACCTGGGCGTCGAGCACGCGCGCGGGGAGGTGCTGTTCTTCCTCGACTCGGACCTGGCGCTGGCCGAGGACGTGGTCGAGTACGCAGTGGAGCTGCTCACCTCCGACCCCACCCTCGGGGTGGTGTGCGGAACCTACGACCCGGAGCCGCTGATCCCGGACAGCCTCGTGGAGCGGTACCGCAGCCTCCAGCTGCACTACTGGATCTCCGGTGACGAGGGCGAGATCACCACGATCTACTCCGCGCTGTTCGCCATGCGGGCGGAGGTCTTCCGCGAGGTGGGCCCGCTGAACCCCGCGCTGCGGCACAGCGAGAACGCCGAGTACGGTCACCGCGTCACGCAGCGGTACCGCATCGTGCTGGACAACCGGATCAGGGGCAGGCACGACCACGACGACCGCCTCGGTGTGGTGCTGTCGAAGTTCTTCCACCGCGCGCGCCTGCACATCCCGCTGTACCTGCGCCGCCCGGACTTCAACGGCGGCCCGACCAACAGCAGCCGGGGCTGGGGCTCGCTCGCCGCCCTGTTCGCCGTGCTCACCGCCCCGCTGCCGGTGCTGCTCGGCCCGGCCTGGCTGGTCGCGCCGGTCGCGCTGCTGGCCGGCTCGATCGCGGCGGACCTCGGCATGTACCGCTTCGTCCGGCGTTACGCCGGCATCTGGTTCACCCTCTACTTCACCGCGGTCCACTTCCTGGTGAACGTCACCGTCGCGGTGGCGGTGTTCGCCGGCGCCGCCCAGTGCCTGCTGTCCAGCCGGTTCAGGCACACGTACGACATCCCGGCCTACCCCACGTCGGCGGAGGTGTGAGTGATGACCGAGCACCTGCCCCTGGTGTCGGCGATCGTCCCCAACTACAACTACGCCGCCTCACTGGACCTGTGCCTGCGCGCGATGCAGGCGCAGACCTACCGGCCGATCGAACTGATCGTCGTGGACGACGGCAGCACCGACGACTCGGTCGAGGTAGCGCGGCGGCTCGGCGTGCGGGTCGTCCGCACCGAGCAGAACATGGGGGTGGCCGGTGCGCGGAATCTCGGGGCCGCGCACGCGCGTGGTGAGATCCTGGTGTTCGTGGACTCCGACGTGGCCCCCTACCCCGACGCCGTGGAGGTGGCGGTGGCCATGCTCGCCGCCGATCCGGGGCTCGGAGCGGTGTGCAGCATCCACGACCCCGAGCCGCTGATCCGCGACAGCCTCGTCGAGGAGTACCGCGCACTGCAGTACCACTACTGGACGGCCAGCTCCGAGGGGCCCATCTCGTTCCTGTTCCCGGCGATGATGGCGATGCCGCGCCGCGTGTTCGACGACATCGGGCCGTTCAACACGCGGCTGCGCGAGACCGAGGAGGTCGACTACGGCCACCGCCTCACCCAGCGGTACGGGATGGTGCTCACGACCGCGGTGCGCTCGCGGCACGACCACGACGACAAGCTCTTCAAGCTGCTGCGCAAGCTGTACCGGCGCGGCGGCGCCCGGGTGCCGCTGTACGCGCGGCGGCGGCGTTTCGCCCGCGGGTTCGAGACCTCCAACCGGGCCGGCGGCAGCCTTGCCGCGCTGGCGGCGGTGGCCGCGCTCCCGGTGGCGGTGCTCCTCGGCCCGGTCGGCGCCGCGCTGCCGGCCCTCGCCCTGGCCGTGTCGCTGCTGGCCGACCTCGGCATGTACCGCTTCGTGCTGCGCAGGCGCGGCCCGCTGTTCCTGCTCTATTTCGGCGCCGTGCACTTCCTGGTGAACGTCACCATCGCGGCCGGGGTGGCGGCCGGGGTCGCGCGGTGGCTGGTCTCGGCGAGGTTCCGCCGGCTCTACGACGCCGACCTGACCATGCGCCCCTCGGCCGCCGGGGAGGCCGCCACGTGACGGCTCCCCTGCGGGCGATCTTCGGCCCGGAGCGGCCGCCACACACGACGGCGCGTCCCGGCGATTCCGGGGCGCGCCGGAGGATCCCGTTGGTGATGTGGGCAGCCGTCGCCTGGCTGGTGTTCGTGGGGCTGCACCGAGCCCTGTCCGGCCGGGTGTGGTGGTGGCAGCTCCCCGAGCTCGTCCCGCCGCTGGCGTTCGCGGCCGTTCCCGTCCTGCTGCTCGCGGCGGCTCTGGCGGCTCGCCGCAGGCGCGGGACGGCCGTCGTGGTGGCGCTGGCGTCATTGACGCTGGGCGGAGGCGTGAGCGGGATCAACCTCGCCTCGCTGTGGCACCACGCCGCCCCGGCCCCGCCGGACGCGATCAGGGTGTTCTCCTGGAACACCTGGTACTGGGACCAGCGGGCGGAGGGCGGGGAGCCGATGCCCCCGCCCACCGGCACACCGCCGCGGGACGCCGCCGACTTCTACCGCTACCTACGGGCCCAGGACGCCGACGTGCTCCTGCTGCAGGAGTACGTCTACTTCAGCCCCGGCTCCCGCCCGATCCGCGTGAACGACCTCGACAGACTGCGCCGGGAGTTCCCCGGCTACCACATCGCCACGGCTAGCGAGATGGTGACGCTGTCGCGCTTTCCCATCGTTCTGGAGCGCGGCCTCGACCTGCGCCCGTGGGCGGAGGACGGCTCGGACACGCCCGTGCCGCCCGGCTCCGACTGGCCCGGCTTCTACACCGTGAAGACGCTCCGCACGGACCTGCGCGTCGGGAGCAGGACGTTGTCGTTCTACAACGCCCACATCAACTCGCCCGTCGACCCGTCCTCGACCGGCCTCGACCCGCGCCGCCTCACCCGGACGGAGCACGAGGCGCGCAAGGCCAACCTCCGCGCGCTCGCGGCCGACATCCAGGCGAACCCGCTGCCGGCCGTCCTGGCCGGTGACTTCAACGCCTCGCCGGCGATGGGCATCCTGCGCCTGTTGCCGGAGCGGATGGCCGACGCCACTCCGGCGCTCGGGTCGCTCTACCCGGCCACCTGGGACGACCGGTGGCCCTGGTGGCGGATCGACTGGGCGTTCACGACCCCGGAGATAACCGTCCACGATTACCGGCTGGTCCGCTCTGACGGCCTGTCGGACCACAGCGGGCAGCGACTGGTCATCTCGCTGAGCCGGTGACCTGGGCGTACAGCAGCTCACGCGCGCCGGCCCGCCTCAGCGGCTCCCTGTTGCCGTCCAGGATCCTGAGATGCAGCGCACGCAACTCAGGACCCGGCTCGATGCCGAGGTGGTCGGCGAGGTACCCACGCAGGTGGGCGTAGAGGGCCACCGCCTCCGCCGTGCGTCCGAGTGCGCACAGGCCGCGCATCAGCACGCTCGCCAGCGGCTCCGCGAGCGGGTGACGCGGCACCAGCGGGGTGAGCTCGGTGACCACCATGTCGGGGCGGCCCAGGCGCATCTGCGCCTGGGCCCAGGTGACGACGGCGCCGACGAACTGCTGCTCGATGCTGTACCGCATGCGGGCGGCCCAGTCTCCCGGGATGCCGGTGAGCGGCGCGCCGTGCCACAGCTCCATCGCCTCGGACAGCAGCCGGGTACGGGCGGGGTCGTCGCAGGCGCGGCTCTGCGCCTGCTTGGCCAGCCGGCGTAACCGGTAGGCGTCCACCCGCTCGGGTTCGACCTCGAGCACGTAACCGCCGCCACGGCGCTCTATGGAGACCCCGGTCACGGTCAGCGCCTGCCGCAGGCGGGCGATGTGGGCGTACAGCGAGTCGGTCGCCCGGTCCGGCGGATCGTCCCAGACACGCTCGAGCAGCGTGCGTAGTGACACGGGGCGGTCGGCGTCGATCGCCAGGGCGGCCAGCACCGCGCGTCGCTGGGGTGGTCCCAGGGGTACGTAGCGGTCACCGAAGGTCACCTCGACCGGTCCCAGTAAGCGGACGTCCATCGCCTTCCTTCCGTATCGTTCTCACAACGTGACAGCGGCCGCCAGGGACGGGTGGTGGACGAGCACGAGCGTCACACCCAGGGTGGCGGCCCACAACATGGAGTTCGCGACCATGACGCGGTCGCGCAGCAGGATGCGGACCGGGTCGTCGCCCTCGTTCTCCACCAGCTGGATCTGCAGGTACCGGAAGAGGGCGAAGAGCGCGAACGGAGTGGACAGCATCATCGCCGTCTGCCCGTGCTGAGGGCCGAACGGCCCTTCGTCACGCAGGTACATCAGGCCCGCGACCAGGGCGAGCACGGAGGCGATCTGCAGCAGCCAGTTCGTCAGCTCCATCGAGTAGCCGCGGAGCGCGGGCCGGTGGACGGCCCCGGTCTCCAGCAGTTCCCTGCGACGCTTGCCGAGGAGCAGCAGCAGGGACATCGAGAACACCGTGATCAGCAGCCAGGCGGGCACCTGGCCTCCGGTCACCTCATATCCCTGCACGACGCGCAGGACGAAGCCGGCCGCCACCGTGCCCACGTCGACCAGCGGGATGTGCTTGAGGAAGCGGCTGTAGGCGACGTTGAGCGCGAGGTACACCAGTACCGGCCAGTACGACGCCGGCCCCCGGGCGACGATGGCCGCGAGCACCGCCAGCAGGACCGCGCAGCAGACGCTCGCGGTCACCACTCCCACCCGGCCGGCCGCGATGGGGCGGTTGCGCTTGACGGGATGGTGGCGGTCGCGGTGCCGGTCCACGATGTCGTTGCCGATGTAGACGGCGGCGGAGGCGACCATGAACGCCACCGTGGCCGAGATGATGCCCACCACCTCGGTCAGGCTGTAGGAGGGGGCGCCGATGAGTGCCACGGGCACGAGAAGGATCGCCTTGGCCGTGTGGGACGGGCGGATCAGGCCGGCGAGGTCCGCGATCAGGCGCGTCCGGGTCTCCACGGCCAGGTCCGGCGCCGTTTCCGGACGCTGCGGGCTTTCTGGGACGTCTGCCGATTCGGCGAGGTGCATGCTTTACCCCGATAGCTCAGAAGAAGACCTTCGCCAGCGACAGCGCACCCTGCCGCCACGCGTCGCGGCTCGTCTGGCCGGCGCCGCGCGGTGAGCCGGCCGCGCGGTTCTCCCGCCACCATGCGTACGTGCGCAGGATCGCGTCCTTGTTGGACAGCCGCGGACGGAAGCCGAGCCGGTCGCGGGCCTTGTCGATGCTGACGTAGGAGTCGTCGAGCAGCTTGCGCGCCAGCCGCCCGTACACCGGGGACAGCCGGGTGCGCTCCAGCAGCCGGAGCCCGGTCAGGGCCGGGCCGGCGGGCAGCGAGACGACCCGCTTGCCATGGCCGGCCGCGTCGAGCACCGCCTGGAAGTCCTCGCGCAGCGTGCCGAACTCGGCGGCCGCCAGGTTGTAGGTGTCGTTCGCGACGTCCGCCGGCGCGTCGAGTACGCCGACCACGGCGTCCACCAGGTCCTCGATCGCGAACATCTGGATGCGCTTGTCCCCGCGCCCGAGCACCGGGAAGTTGCGGCCCTCCTCGGCCCACTCGAAGAGCATCGCGAACAGCCCCATGCGGCCCGGTCCGAGGAAGGTCTTGGGACGCAGGATGGGCACGCACATGCCGCCGGCCCGGTACTCCTCGGCCAGCTCCTCCGCCCTGGCCTTGGCCCTGGTGTAGGGGTCGACCGGCTCGCGCGGATGGTCCTCCGGCGTGGGCACGAGCTTCGGCAGGCCGTACACGGCGGTGGAGGAGATGTGGACCACCCGCTCCACGCCGGCCAGGCGCCCGGCCTCCAGGACGGTGCGGGTGCCCCCGACGATCAGGTCGTGGATCTGCTCCGCGGGGTAGCTCGGCAGCGCGCCGGCGCAGTGGACGACCGCGGCCGCCCCGGTCATGGCCTCGGTCATCAGCGTCAG
The nucleotide sequence above comes from Nonomuraea helvata. Encoded proteins:
- the cseB gene encoding two-component system response regulator CseB produces the protein MSASVTVLLVEDDEVIRKSVGMVLERYGYHVSTAGDGLTGLELFRERRHDVLLLDVMLPGLDGIGLCRQVREWSLVPILMMSARGDALDVVSGLEAGADDYVVKPVDTSVLVARIRSLLRRASFAPRLGQVAGPADGGAGDLVFGDLTVDPQGLVVRRAGEPVALAPTELRLLLEFAANPGIVLDRQTLLRNVWDYGWDGDSRVVDLCVQRLRKKIGADRIETVRGFGYKLRR
- a CDS encoding lysylphosphatidylglycerol synthase domain-containing protein, giving the protein MRAIRLPRLPRPVRRALVAAFALAVVAAIALTLSRLDWGVVAVLFTRRDAGQISLLLGGALLASMAGLSFGFLAWRVVLLETGPPVSEPRVVRIFFVGFLSKYLPGRVPGMFAATKVATANGVTFGRLISVAALVMSLVLLSGFTVGLLAGVQMLGARAVWLAGAAVLIVLVLVHPQIVNQGSALLLRLLRRPAAAKAASVRGVRLAVAWQSLSWVVTGLHLWPLAIAMGASPSRSLALCVGAFTLATSVGIASVFIPDGIGVREAVLTAALTVVLPAPAAAAVALASRLISVISEVLLGAAALATAEYLIRRGRTAVGEPQ
- a CDS encoding glycosyltransferase family A protein; amino-acid sequence: MPDEMAWRGDVAVIVPNYNKRKTLRACLESVYAQTYRPAEVIVVDDVSTDGSLEIAREFPCTIVESPRNQGPAGARNLGVASSSAPLLFFVDSDTALAPDAIHNAVKAYRETPDCGMVQGIYDAEPLYDDGPVERYRVLCEHYERSQTTATFLSCTLIPRHVFEETGRLDERLRDGEDFEFGTRVPARYRLVVTTSVVTKADDEDRFWGCLAERFVRSTTLPVIMVRARRLRGEGKVGFQLNMIGTGQHKRRKPPRVSSASATATFLTLPLALVSPWLLAVPAATLGVFLWMNRRFIGFARRYRGARFALWVGWMQLCFHTAFFLGACVGLLRVAYELGRRQGEPVRTGLSPVPSAGTRE
- a CDS encoding endonuclease/exonuclease/phosphatase family protein — its product is MSDRDAAIEEQLTSAPPQPERDWATRVRRFVRPRRRWCWGTKLVVTASVAWLLFVLCHLLASGRTSLWAPLELIPPLMFLAVPALLMAVAPLARPVRWRIMSLLLVTAVLGAGRSGVNYATLWYTPPPAGPGAITVAAWNTEFWDQDWRTAEGDRYSPGFYAYLHKLNADVYLLMEYLYVDTGAGNMRSQRWTADLALRIDKLAELRREFPGYHVAVSGEQITLSRFPIVGHRGLDMRPWLPADQKPIPEALRDWPEGYTVETLRTDIDVNGKVVSFYDGQISQPPLEWRLYSAESRDINFSRTLRREASYRAISADIAANPNPAVLAGDLNTSPAMGIRRLLPERLVDRTPALSSLYPATYLAGTAELWRIDWLYTTPDVTVHSYELPGSEGLSDHRAQRMVMSVS
- a CDS encoding glycosyltransferase family A protein, which produces MSREHPLVSVIIPSYNRSDVLRLCLDAVKEQTYPHIEVIVVDDCGTEDAALVAASKGAKVVRTRVNGGPTPARNLGAEHAAGEILFFLDADIALDPDAVENAVRILGAHPEIGALGGILRPESLASQSLAAQYRAVQMHRWWMPAHRPTLELHAAVLAVPAKVFAEVGPFDPRLRETVSSDYRIRVTRSYGVKLSDAIRGRKDHDATLRTILRKVFRRARISAMDWRKGETPGDSVPRAIGGVLLLAAAPALALPIVAGRRGALVPAALVAAAIALDADTHRFAYVQRGIPFGVYFSGVHLAVTFTGALGGAMGVLHRFVLSRLESPAPIFTAQD
- a CDS encoding glycosyltransferase family 2 protein; the protein is MTPQVRPLVSVIVPNYNYARTLDLCLSALERQTYPHIEVIVVDDRSTDDSVEIAHRHGVRVVVTDTNIGAPAARNLGVEHARGEVLFFLDSDLALAEDVVEYAVELLTSDPTLGVVCGTYDPEPLIPDSLVERYRSLQLHYWISGDEGEITTIYSALFAMRAEVFREVGPLNPALRHSENAEYGHRVTQRYRIVLDNRIRGRHDHDDRLGVVLSKFFHRARLHIPLYLRRPDFNGGPTNSSRGWGSLAALFAVLTAPLPVLLGPAWLVAPVALLAGSIAADLGMYRFVRRYAGIWFTLYFTAVHFLVNVTVAVAVFAGAAQCLLSSRFRHTYDIPAYPTSAEV
- a CDS encoding glycosyltransferase family A protein, with protein sequence MTEHLPLVSAIVPNYNYAASLDLCLRAMQAQTYRPIELIVVDDGSTDDSVEVARRLGVRVVRTEQNMGVAGARNLGAAHARGEILVFVDSDVAPYPDAVEVAVAMLAADPGLGAVCSIHDPEPLIRDSLVEEYRALQYHYWTASSEGPISFLFPAMMAMPRRVFDDIGPFNTRLRETEEVDYGHRLTQRYGMVLTTAVRSRHDHDDKLFKLLRKLYRRGGARVPLYARRRRFARGFETSNRAGGSLAALAAVAALPVAVLLGPVGAALPALALAVSLLADLGMYRFVLRRRGPLFLLYFGAVHFLVNVTIAAGVAAGVARWLVSARFRRLYDADLTMRPSAAGEAAT
- a CDS encoding endonuclease/exonuclease/phosphatase family protein, which codes for MTAPLRAIFGPERPPHTTARPGDSGARRRIPLVMWAAVAWLVFVGLHRALSGRVWWWQLPELVPPLAFAAVPVLLLAAALAARRRRGTAVVVALASLTLGGGVSGINLASLWHHAAPAPPDAIRVFSWNTWYWDQRAEGGEPMPPPTGTPPRDAADFYRYLRAQDADVLLLQEYVYFSPGSRPIRVNDLDRLRREFPGYHIATASEMVTLSRFPIVLERGLDLRPWAEDGSDTPVPPGSDWPGFYTVKTLRTDLRVGSRTLSFYNAHINSPVDPSSTGLDPRRLTRTEHEARKANLRALAADIQANPLPAVLAGDFNASPAMGILRLLPERMADATPALGSLYPATWDDRWPWWRIDWAFTTPEITVHDYRLVRSDGLSDHSGQRLVISLSR
- a CDS encoding AfsR/SARP family transcriptional regulator, with protein sequence MDVRLLGPVEVTFGDRYVPLGPPQRRAVLAALAIDADRPVSLRTLLERVWDDPPDRATDSLYAHIARLRQALTVTGVSIERRGGGYVLEVEPERVDAYRLRRLAKQAQSRACDDPARTRLLSEAMELWHGAPLTGIPGDWAARMRYSIEQQFVGAVVTWAQAQMRLGRPDMVVTELTPLVPRHPLAEPLASVLMRGLCALGRTAEAVALYAHLRGYLADHLGIEPGPELRALHLRILDGNREPLRRAGARELLYAQVTGSAR